The proteins below come from a single Aspergillus oryzae RIB40 DNA, chromosome 5 genomic window:
- a CDS encoding tryptophan--tRNA ligase WRS1 (cytoplasmic tryptophanyl-tRNA synthetase), protein MADEPGQPPALTTLSLAEKAPDSKAVGQKITPFDVSGGVDESGKLLPVDYDKLVREFGATPITPALLERFEKVTGHRPHRFMRRGIVFSHRELTTILDRYEKGQPFYLYTGRGPSSDSMHVGHTIPFEFTKYMAARCMFRTFLPVVPLVMLTGLQKFMHSQKIDVEDAKRYTKANAMDIIAVGFDMKKTFIFSDFDFVGGAFYENMCRMAKRITINSIKGTFGFNDSNNIGEFHFCATQSASAFATSFPHIFGTDRKKVSSIPCLIPCAIDQDPYFRQCRENAEKMKYKKPSLIHAIFLPALQGPGSKMSASVDTSAIFMNDTPARIKNKINKYAFSGGQDTAELQRQLGGNSKVDVPFQYLTFFLEDDEELERIRTAYEKGEMLTGEMKQRCIAELQTYVKGFQERRAQVTEEMLKEYMSTRPLEWKGNPNPIVVEKK, encoded by the exons ATGGCGGACGAACCTGGTCAACCCCCGGCGCTCACGACTTTGAGCCTTGCCGAAAAGGCGCCCGATTCCAAGGCAGTCGGACAGAAGATCACGCCTTTTGACGTCTCTGGTGGAGTTGATGAGTCTGGAAAGCTCTTACCGGTTGACTACGACAAGCTGGTGCGCGAATTCGGTGCCACTCCTATCACACCAGCCTTGCTCGAACGCTTCGAGAAAGTTACCGGCCATCGCCCTCACAGGTTTATGCGCAGAGGAATTGTTTTCAGTCACCGTGAATTAACTACGATTCTGGATCGCTATGAAAAGGGCCAGCCATTCTACCTTTACACTGGACGAGGACCTAGTAGTGACAGCATGCACGTTGGACACACAATCCCCTTCGAATTCACCAAGTAT ATGGCTGCAAGAT GCATGTTCCGCACATTTCTCCCGGTCGTTCCTCTTGTAATGCTAACTGGCCTCCAGAAATTCATGCATTCGCAAAAGATCGATGTCGAGGACGCAAAGAGATATACCAAGGCGAATGCCATGGATATTATCGCCGTTGGTTTCGATatgaagaagaccttcatcttcagcgattttgattttgttgGCGGCGCTTTCTACGAGAACATGTGCAGGATGGCCAAGCGCATCACAATCAACTCTATAAAGGGAACTTTCGGGTTTAacgacagcaacaacatTGGTGAATTCCATTTCTGTGCGACTCAGTCCGCCTCGGCCTTCGCCACCAGTTTCCCGCATATCTTTGGCACGGATAGAAAGAAGGTCTCGTCCATCCCCTGTTTGATCCCTTGCGCAATCGACCAAGATCCTTATTTCCGGCAATGTCGTGAGAACGCCGAAAAGATGAAGTACAAGAAACCGTCGCTGATCCATGCAATCTTCCTACCTGCCCTTCAAGGCCCCGGCTCCAAAATGTCCGCTAGTGTGGACACATCCGCCATTTTCATGAACGATACACCGGCCCGTATTAagaacaagatcaacaagtACGCCTTCTCGGGCGGCCAAGACACTGCTGAACTCCAGCGTCAGCTCGGCGGAAACAGCAAGGTCGATGTTCCTTTCCAGTACCTCACTTTCTtcctggaggatgatgaagagcttgagcgCATTCGTACTGCATAtgagaagggagagatgcTCACTGGCGAAATGAAGCAGAGGTGTATTGCTGAGCTTCAAACCTATGTTAAAGGTTTCCAAGAGCGCAGGGCCCAGGTAACCGAGGAGATGCTCAAGGAGTATATGAGTACTCGTCCACTAGAGTGGAAGGGTAACCCCAACCCAATTGTTGTCGAGAAGAAATAA
- a CDS encoding uncharacterized protein (predicted protein) → MQRKPITPTTKGYSVPCFLHNISVDGEYQEPACNARYRMKFYHVHLYPMLSSLFLYDRSCALFAPDPWPVEHCNPDITPFNVGYQPIRPMAMASTPSTASSDSFQIISSLRYDPSIPRAIGGRTAEPRLLATPYYLLPYHQDRLLNAAICFNWTKAIEFLRQDLGQFTQILDTFIPDKSESWRLRIVIDSSGACKVEANPTASMNPLNLLYPSQEMSQPDTWRVYVDSEPTTPSDFTMHKTTARGDYTAARHRSGILSPQEQAEVLVVNPKGEVMEGSITTPYFRRRRPSSEKDGASKDAGPEWVTPPLLSGGNAGTTRRYALTEGFCTEEVVTVADLVDGEECWLSNGVRGFIPGRIVLMDPKGPGRVPPPR, encoded by the exons ATGCAACGCAAGCCAATCACACCCACCACAAAGGGATACTCAGTGCCTTGCTTTCTCCACAATATCAGTGTCGACGGCGAATACCAGGAACCAGCCTGCAATGCCCGATACCGAATGAAATTCTACCACGTCCATTTGTATCCAATGCTTTCCTCTTTATTCCTGTACGATCGGTCGTGTGCGCTGTTCGCTCCAG atccatGGCCTGTTGAGCACTGCAATCCCGACATCACCCCTTTTAACGTGGGATATCAACCAATAAGACCCATGGCAATGGCGTCCACTCCCTCAACAGCCTCCTCGGATTCCTTTCAAATCATATCTTCTCTACGTTATGACCCTTCGATTCCGCGTGCGATCGGTGGAAGAACTGCAGAGCCCCGTCTTCTAGCAACCCCGTACTACCTTCTACCTTACCACCAGGATCGGCTCTTGAACGCAGCGATCTGCTTCAATTGGACAAAAGCTATTGAGTTTCTACGGCAAGATTTGGGCCAGTTTACTCAAATTCTAGACACGTTCATACCGGACAAATCGGAATCATGGCGCCTTCGTATTGTTATTGACAGCAGCGGAGCGTGCAAGGTCGAAGCCAATCCGACAGCATCAATGAACCCCTTAAACCTTCTCTACCCTTCCCAAGAGATGTCACAGCCAGACACGTGGCGTGTATATGTTGACTCGGAGCCTACGACCCCTTCGGACTTTACTATGCATAAGACTACTGCGCGTGGGGACTATACAGCGGCGAGGCATCGGTCCGGGATCCTTTCACCCCAAGAGCAGGCAGAGGTGCTTGTAGTGAACCCAAAGGGCGAAGTCATGGAAGGGAGTATCACAACCCCGTACTTCAGGCGACGCAGACCTAGTTCTGAGAAGGATGGCGCGAGCAAAGACGCCGGACCTGAATGGGTCACACCACCGCTCTTAAGCGGTGGCAATGCAGGCACAACTAGACGATACGCCCTCACAGAAGGATTTTGCACGGAGGAGGTGGTCACAGTGGCTGATTTAGTAGACGGCGAAGAGTGTTGGCTTAGTAACGGTGTCAGAGGCTTTATCCCCGGTAGGATTGTATTGATGGACCCGAAAGGGCCCGGAAGGGTCCCACCTCCACGGTAA